A window of Salmo trutta chromosome 31, fSalTru1.1, whole genome shotgun sequence contains these coding sequences:
- the nop9 gene encoding nucleolar protein 9 isoform X2 encodes MSWRAPSDRCPDGDSSSEEEKTATTEGDSETEGEDCGILEAQVLSLCHVVMEHCAEFIRHTHGSHVARTLIHVLAGCLGPARTDTARPGVKDRNVTTQLTYFEAPTSFWWELKTLSTSLMDNVNVCVTDAVASTVFQTMLTVCHRNRPKLCKLLTKGIVEYLTSLSSAPGVSPLLVFLKDQASSRLIEIVLQLSHKALLRDLYKNHLQGQLVTLAIHPIANFPIQRLTAASTNYKVFLKVFDELAEGLEAILAAGHMGVIVQLTDSCAEREEKQGEMMQRLLNAFHCAEPASRHTACLPLFLSLLTHEVYYSSEAAEGNTQTERPLSSICYHGSRLVQSLAKFKDRSLLLNSLRSLTPADHLTLGTDQSGSHVLQLLVTSSSDKGRGKILRRLEGQYVQMACSRYGSRVLEAVWNSATVPQRQSIAKELVPCETQLRSGQFSRHVWAKFALTHFVKRRAQWQEVQTGESKKRKLFSDILE; translated from the exons ATGTCTTGGAGAGCGCCCTCAGACAGATGCCCAGATGGAGAC AGCTCATCAGAGGAGGAAAAGACAGCTACCACAGAAGGAGATTCCGAGACGGAAGGGGAGGATTGTGGGATACTAGAGGCCCAGGTTCTGTCCCTGTGTCACGTGGTGATGGAGCACTGTGCAGAGttcatcagacacacacacggctCCCACGTGGCCCGCACGCTCATACATGTACTGGCAGGCTGCCTTGGTCCAGCCCGCACCGACACAGCAcgcccag GTGTAAAGGACAGGAATGTCACCACTCAGCTGACCTACTTTGAGGCGCCCACATCATTTTGGTGGGAACTAAAAACCCTGTCTACCTCCTTGATGGATAATGTCAATG TGTGTGTGACTGATGCAGTGGCTAGTACAGTGTTCCAGACCATGTTGACGGTGTGTCACAGAAACCGACCCAAGCTCTGCAAGCTGCTCACCAAAGGTATCGTGGAGTACCTGACATCACTCAGCTCTGCTCCTGGAGTCAG TCCTCTCTTGGTCTTTCTGAAGGACCAGGCCTCTAGTCGGCTAATTGAAATAGTCCTCCAGTTATCCCACAAGGCCTTGCTCCGGGACCTCTATAAGAACCACCTCCAGGGTCAGCTAGTAACCCTGGCCATCCATCCAATCGCCAACTTCCCCATACAGAGACTGACAGCAGCCTCTACCAATTACAAAGTG ttccTGAAGGTGTTTGATGAGTTAGccgagggtttggaggccatctTGGCAGCAGGTCACATGGGTGTGATCGTCCAGCTGACAGACAGCTGTGCAGAGCGggaggagaaacagggagagatgaTGCAACGCCTCCTTAATGCCTTTCACTGTGCTGAACCTGCCTCTCGACACACCGCCTGCCTGCCTCTTTTTCTGTCCCTGCTCACACACGAGGTGTACTACAGCTCAGAGGCAGCAGAGGGCAACACACAAACAGAG CGCCCCCTATCCTCTATCTGTTACCATGGCTCGCGTCTGGTCCAGTCACTGGCCAAGTTCAAAGACCGCTCCCTGCTCCTGAACAGCCTACGCTCTCTGACCCCCGCTGACCACCTGACCCTGGGAACCGACCAATCAGGCAGCCACGTTCTGCAGCTCCTGGTGACATCCTCTAGCGATAAGGGGAGGGGAAAGATCCTGAGGAGACTGGAG GGCCAGTATGTCCAGATGGCCTGCTCCAGGTATGGCAGCCGTGTGTTGGAGGCAGTCTGGAACAGCGCCACTGTCCCCCAGAGACAAAGCATCGCTAAGGAATTAG tgCCTTGTGAGACACAGCTTAGATCAGGCCAGTTTTCTCGTCACGTTTGGGCCAAATTTGCACTGACCCACTTTGTGAAGAGGAGGGCCCAGTGGCAGGAAGTGCAGACGGGCGAATCGAAGAAGAGGAAGCTCTTTAGTGACATTCTGGAGTGA